One window of the Larus michahellis chromosome 24, bLarMic1.1, whole genome shotgun sequence genome contains the following:
- the LOC141734750 gene encoding lysosomal acid glucosylceramidase-like: MGAAGALGWRLLVLVAAVPRAAGARPCSPKYFGRDAMVCVCNATYCDTLDPVVLPTPGSYVKYESSKAGKRLERSEGTFQRSLHAPDLVLTLDTAQRYQKVKGFGGSVTDAAAINILSLPETAQDHLLRSYFSEEGLEYNLVRLPMASCDFSLHAYTYDDVPFDYELAHFSLRDEDTKLKIPLLHRASAMSKQPLSLYASPWTSPTWMKTSESFVGKGTLKGQAGDRYHKTWANYFIRFLDEYAKHNLTFWAVTAENEPSAGLINNYPFQCLGFTAEQQRDFIARDLGPVLANSSHRDVRLIILDDNRLHLPHWAKVVLEDEAAARYVHGIGIHWYLDFIGPIQDTVVPTHELFPDYFILATEACIGAHFWERDVILGCWDRGNQYSHSILTNLNHFVAGWTDWNLALDLEGGPNWVKNYVDSPVIVDASEGIFYKQPMFYHMGHFSKFIPEGSQRVGLVASKESKKTDLEYTAFLRPDGAVVVVVLNRSLQNITFGLADTVGLIAAMAPASSIQTYLWRRQ, encoded by the exons aTGGGGGCCGCCGGTGCCCTGGGCTGGcggctgctggtgctggtggcagcCGTGCCTCGGGCCGCAG gcGCCCGGCCCTGTAGCCCCAAGTATTTTGGCCGTGACGCCATGGTGTGCGTCTGCAACGCCACGTACTGCGACACGCTGGACCCCGTTGTCCTGCCGACCCCGGGCAGCTACGTCAAGTACGAGAGCAGCAAGGCCGGCAAGCGGCTGGAGCGCAGCGAGGGGACCTTCCAGCGCAGCCTGCACGCCCCAG ATCTTGTCCTGACCCTGGATACGGCGCAGCGGTACCAGAAGGTGAAAGGATTTGGTGGCTCCGTCACTGACGCAGCTGCCATCAACATCCTTTCCCTGCCGGAAACAGCCCAGGATCACCTGCTCCGCTCGTACTTCTCTGAGGAAG GGCTGGAGTACAACCTTGTCCGCCTCCCCATGGCCAGCTGCGACTTCTCCCTCCATGCCTACACCTACGACGACGTCCCCTTTGACTACGAGCTCGCTCACTTCAGCCTGCGAGATGAGGACACGAAGCTGAAG ATCCCCCTCCTGCACCGAGCCTCGGCCATGAGCAAGCAGCCCCTGTCGCTGTACGCCAGCCCCTGGACCTCCCCGACCTGGATGAAGACCAGCGAGTCCTTTGTGGGGAAGGGGACGCTGAAGGGGCAGGCGGGGGACAGGTACCACAAGACCTGGGCCAACTACTTCATACG GTTCCTGGATGAATATGCCAAGCACAACCTGACCTTCTGGGCGGTGACGGCAGAGAACGAGCCCTCGGCCGGGCTGATCAACAACTACCCCTTCCAGTGCCTGGGCTTCACGGCCGAGCAGCAGCGGGACTTCATCGCACGGGACCTGGGCCCCGTGCTGGCCAACAGCTCCCACCGCGACGTCCGGCTCATCATCCTGGACGACAACCGGCTCCACCTCCCGCACTGGGCCAAAGTG GTCCTGGAGGATGAAGCAGCAGCTCGCTATGTCCACGGCATCGGCATCCACTGGTACCTGGACTTCATTGGGCCCATACAGGACACGGTGGTGCCCACTCACGAGCTCTTTCCCGATTACTTCATCCTGGCCACGGAGGCGTGCATCGGGGCCCACTTCTGGGAgcgggacgtgatcctgggctgctGGGACCGGGGGAACCAGTACAGCCACAGCATCCTGACG AACCTGAACCACTTTGTGGCCGGCTGGACCGACTGGAACCTGGCCCTGGACCTGGAGGGAGGCCCCAACTGGGTCAAGAACTATGTGGACAGCCCCGTCATCGTGGACGCCAGCGAAGGCATCTTCTACAAGCAGCCCATGTTCTACCACATGGGGCACTTCAG TAAGTTCATCCCCGAGGGCTCCCAGCGCGTGGGGCTCGTCGCCTCCAAAGAGTCCAAGAAGACGGACCTGGAATACACGGCTTTCCTGCGCCCTGACGgtgccgtggtggtggtggttctgAACCG GTCCCTGCAGAACATCACCTTTGGGCTGGCCGACACGGTTGGCCTCATCGCAGCCATGGCTCCGGCCAGCTCCATCCAGACCTACCTGTGGCGGCGGCAGTGA